A portion of the Micromonospora vinacea genome contains these proteins:
- a CDS encoding aldo/keto reductase, translating into MEQRSFNRLGRTVGAVGLGAWQLGADWGTVSEDDAMAVLAAAVDAGVTFLDTADVYGDGRSEQLIGRFLRTRPDAGLTVATKMGRRVEQRPEAYTLANFRQWTDRSRANLGMDTLDLVQLHCPPTEVFSSDEVFDGLDTLVAEKAIAGYGVSVETCDQALTAIARPGVASVQIILNAVRHKPLERVLPAAAAAGVGIIARVPLASGLLSGRYDEHTEFPADDHRNYNRNGAAFDVGETFSGVDFDRGLAAVRRLAPLVDADRTMAQFALRWVLDQAGVTVVIPGARDADQARRNAAAATLSPLTDEQLAAVRETYDELIRPQVHDRW; encoded by the coding sequence ATGGAACAGCGCAGCTTCAACCGGCTCGGCCGGACCGTTGGCGCGGTCGGCCTGGGCGCGTGGCAACTCGGCGCCGACTGGGGCACCGTCAGCGAAGACGACGCCATGGCGGTGCTCGCCGCCGCCGTGGACGCCGGGGTCACCTTCCTCGACACCGCCGACGTGTACGGCGACGGCCGCAGCGAGCAGCTGATCGGCCGCTTCCTGCGCACCCGACCCGACGCCGGGCTGACCGTCGCCACCAAGATGGGCCGCCGCGTCGAGCAGCGGCCGGAGGCGTACACACTGGCCAACTTCCGGCAGTGGACCGACCGCTCCCGGGCCAACCTGGGCATGGACACGCTGGACCTGGTCCAGCTGCACTGCCCACCCACCGAGGTCTTCTCCTCCGACGAGGTCTTCGACGGCCTGGACACCCTCGTCGCCGAGAAGGCCATCGCCGGGTACGGGGTCAGCGTCGAGACCTGCGACCAGGCCCTCACCGCGATCGCCCGACCGGGGGTGGCCAGCGTCCAGATCATCCTCAACGCGGTTCGCCACAAGCCCCTGGAGCGTGTGCTGCCCGCCGCGGCGGCAGCCGGGGTCGGCATCATCGCCCGCGTGCCGCTCGCCAGCGGCCTGCTGTCCGGCCGTTACGACGAGCACACCGAGTTCCCCGCCGACGACCACCGCAACTACAACCGGAACGGCGCGGCCTTCGACGTCGGGGAGACGTTCTCCGGAGTCGACTTCGACAGAGGTCTGGCCGCCGTACGCCGGCTGGCCCCGCTTGTCGACGCGGACCGCACGATGGCGCAGTTCGCGCTGCGCTGGGTGTTGGACCAGGCGGGCGTCACAGTGGTCATCCCCGGTGCCCGCGACGCCGACCAGGCCCGACGCAACGCCGCCGCGGCGACCCTGTCCCCGCTCACCGACGAGCAGTTGGCAGCCGTACGCGAGACCTACGACGAGCTGATCCGCCCGCAGGTGCACGACCGGTGGTGA
- a CDS encoding trans-aconitate 2-methyltransferase gives MWDPTTYLRFGDERSRPFHDLLARVPADRPRTVVDLGCGPGQLTAVLAERWPTSRVLGLDSSPDMIERAEALGAPVDFAVADLRDWGPTGDEDVVVSNAALQWVPGHQDLLRRWAAELPAGAWLAMQVPGNFAADSHRALREVANRPTWRADVAPLLRADPVDDPADYAALLTAAGCAVDAWETTYVHLLPARPAAEHPVLAWMEGTALRPVRAALDAAGWSAFRAELGVRLTAAYPVRQGQVYFPFRRVFVVARTGDHAQENP, from the coding sequence ATGTGGGACCCGACGACCTACCTGCGCTTCGGCGACGAGCGGTCCCGGCCGTTTCACGACCTCCTCGCCCGGGTGCCGGCCGACCGACCCCGGACCGTCGTCGACCTCGGCTGCGGCCCCGGTCAGCTCACCGCCGTCCTCGCCGAGCGCTGGCCGACGAGTCGGGTGCTCGGCCTCGACTCCTCACCTGACATGATCGAGCGGGCCGAGGCCCTCGGCGCGCCCGTCGACTTCGCCGTCGCCGACCTTCGCGACTGGGGTCCGACCGGCGACGAGGACGTGGTGGTCAGCAACGCGGCGTTGCAGTGGGTTCCCGGCCACCAGGACCTGCTGCGCCGCTGGGCCGCCGAGCTGCCCGCCGGGGCCTGGCTCGCCATGCAGGTCCCCGGCAACTTCGCCGCCGACTCGCACCGCGCCCTGCGGGAGGTCGCCAACCGGCCGACCTGGCGGGCCGACGTCGCGCCGCTGCTGCGCGCGGACCCAGTCGACGACCCGGCCGACTACGCGGCGCTGCTGACCGCCGCCGGCTGCGCGGTGGACGCCTGGGAGACTACCTACGTGCACCTCCTGCCGGCTCGACCCGCCGCCGAGCACCCGGTGCTGGCCTGGATGGAGGGCACCGCGCTGCGCCCGGTCCGGGCCGCACTGGACGCCGCCGGCTGGTCCGCCTTCCGCGCCGAGCTGGGAGTACGGCTCACCGCGGCGTACCCGGTGCGGCAGGGCCAGGTGTACTTCCCGTTCCGCCGCGTCTTCGTCGTCGCCCGCACCGGCGACCATGCCCAGGAGAACCCGTGA
- a CDS encoding DUF4235 domain-containing protein produces MSKSIGRVAYRPVGVLLGIAAGTVAGAIFRQVWKVTAGDGEAPNATDEDRGWGEILAAAALQGAIFAVVRAAVDRGGAVGVRRMTGSWPD; encoded by the coding sequence GTGAGTAAGAGCATCGGCAGGGTCGCGTACCGGCCGGTCGGCGTGTTGTTGGGTATCGCCGCGGGCACGGTGGCCGGGGCGATCTTCCGGCAGGTCTGGAAGGTCACCGCGGGCGATGGTGAGGCCCCCAACGCGACCGACGAGGATCGCGGCTGGGGCGAGATCCTGGCCGCCGCAGCGTTGCAGGGCGCCATCTTCGCTGTCGTCCGGGCCGCAGTGGACCGGGGCGGCGCGGTCGGCGTACGCCGGATGACCGGCAGCTGGCCGGACTGA
- a CDS encoding mechanosensitive ion channel family protein, which translates to MQNYLETAVAALVAAAVALFLVEVVHRLTRRFGRRSLLLTELTDHAHRPFQVAGTVLAVQFAVRFSTGYAVGESWRRLLLHLLILGVIATVAWLVAGLLVVVEDTALARFRVDVPDNRHARRVRTQVVMLRRLTIAVIVILAVGVMLMTFPSVRGIGAGVLTSAGVVGVVAALAAQSLLGNVFAGLQLAFSDAVRLDDVVVVEGEWGRIEELTLSYVVVQIWDDRRLILPTSYFTSKPFQNWTRTEAAVLGTAEFDVDWAVPVQTMREELRRLVEGTELWDGRVCVLQVTDATGGTVRLRALVSAADAGSLWDLRCLVREHLVAWIRDNRPTAMPRLRTELGDATSNLSWQWVQPRRPARPSDTEAPDDARVFGGSDDGDARSEAFVGPEETRP; encoded by the coding sequence GTGCAGAACTATCTCGAAACGGCCGTCGCCGCGCTCGTCGCGGCGGCGGTCGCCCTGTTCCTGGTCGAGGTCGTCCACCGGTTGACCCGGCGGTTCGGCCGCCGATCACTGCTGCTGACCGAGCTGACCGACCACGCGCACCGCCCGTTCCAGGTCGCCGGAACGGTCCTGGCCGTGCAGTTCGCCGTCCGCTTCAGCACCGGGTACGCGGTCGGGGAGAGCTGGCGGCGGCTGCTGCTGCACCTGCTCATCCTCGGCGTCATCGCCACAGTGGCCTGGCTGGTCGCCGGTCTGCTTGTCGTCGTGGAGGACACCGCGCTGGCCCGGTTCCGGGTCGACGTACCGGACAACCGGCACGCCCGGCGGGTCCGGACCCAGGTGGTGATGCTGCGCCGACTGACCATCGCGGTGATCGTCATCCTGGCCGTCGGCGTGATGCTGATGACGTTCCCCAGCGTGCGGGGCATCGGCGCCGGTGTGCTCACTTCGGCCGGTGTGGTCGGTGTGGTGGCCGCGCTCGCCGCGCAGAGCCTGCTCGGCAACGTCTTCGCCGGCCTCCAGCTCGCCTTCAGCGACGCCGTCCGGCTCGATGACGTGGTCGTCGTCGAGGGGGAGTGGGGTCGCATCGAGGAGCTGACCCTCAGCTACGTCGTGGTGCAGATCTGGGACGACCGCCGGTTGATCCTGCCCACCTCGTACTTCACCAGCAAGCCCTTCCAGAACTGGACCCGGACCGAAGCGGCGGTGCTCGGCACCGCCGAGTTCGACGTCGACTGGGCGGTGCCGGTGCAGACGATGCGTGAGGAGCTGCGCCGCCTCGTCGAGGGCACCGAGCTGTGGGACGGGCGGGTCTGCGTCCTCCAGGTCACCGACGCCACCGGCGGGACGGTCCGGTTGCGGGCGCTGGTCAGCGCCGCCGACGCGGGCAGCCTGTGGGACCTGCGCTGCCTCGTCCGGGAGCACCTGGTCGCCTGGATCCGGGACAACCGCCCGACCGCGATGCCCCGGCTGCGCACCGAGCTGGGCGACGCCACCAGCAACCTGTCCTGGCAGTGGGTGCAACCGCGGCGGCCGGCCCGCCCGTCCGACACCGAGGCGCCCGACGACGCCCGGGTCTTCGGCGGTAGCGACGACGGCGACGCCCGCAGCGAAGCCTTCGTAGGCCCCGAAGAAACCCGCCCCTGA
- a CDS encoding response regulator transcription factor — MASVLLVEDDHVVRGAMLRSLTDRGHAVHAVGTALDALRRVAAETPDLVVLDLGLPDLDGSDALRMLRGITDVPIIIATARDDEQSVVKLLRAGADDYMVKPFTGAHLDARITTVLRRAGRASRSVQPAVHSVGGLRVDVGERSAQLDGEPLALTRKEFDLLAYLAARPGRVVSRRELLEEVWRQPSVGEDQTIDVHLYWLRRKMGESAAKPRYLRTVRGVGFRLVAPD, encoded by the coding sequence GTGGCCTCCGTGCTCCTGGTCGAAGACGATCACGTCGTACGCGGCGCGATGCTGCGGTCCCTCACCGACCGGGGGCATGCCGTGCACGCCGTGGGTACGGCGTTGGACGCCCTGCGTCGGGTCGCCGCGGAGACACCCGACCTGGTGGTGCTCGACCTCGGCCTGCCCGACCTGGACGGCTCGGACGCGCTGCGGATGCTGCGCGGCATCACCGACGTGCCGATCATCATCGCCACGGCCCGCGACGACGAGCAGTCGGTGGTCAAGCTCCTGCGCGCCGGCGCCGACGACTACATGGTCAAGCCGTTCACCGGGGCGCACCTGGACGCCCGGATCACCACGGTGCTGCGGCGGGCCGGTCGGGCCAGTCGGTCCGTGCAGCCCGCGGTGCACAGCGTCGGCGGGCTGCGGGTGGACGTGGGCGAGCGCAGCGCCCAGCTCGACGGGGAGCCGCTGGCGCTGACCCGCAAGGAATTCGACCTGCTGGCGTATCTCGCCGCACGACCTGGGCGGGTAGTGTCCCGCCGGGAACTCTTGGAGGAGGTATGGCGGCAGCCATCGGTCGGCGAGGATCAGACCATCGACGTTCACCTGTACTGGCTCCGCAGAAAGATGGGCGAGTCCGCGGCGAAGCCGCGCTACCTGCGCACCGTGCGGGGGGTCGGATTCCGGCTGGTGGCACCGGACTGA
- a CDS encoding adenosine deaminase, which yields MTDLPTFIAGLPKVELHVHHVGSASPRIVAELAARHEGHTPVPADPDALASYFEFRDFAHFIEVYLSVVDLIRDPEDVWILTHEVARELARQQVRYAELTITPYSHVRRGIPAPAFCEAIEDARKRALADFGIELRWCLDIPGEAGLPAAEETLRIALDERPDGLVSFGLGGPEIGVPRPQFRQYFDQARAAGLRSVPHAGETTGPQTVWDALNELGAERIGHGISAAQDPQLLAYLAERQIGMEICPTSNVRTRAVATLDEHPLPQLVAAGLLVTINSDDPPMFGTTLNDEYAVAARLLGVGTEGLAGLARNAVTASFLDPTGKQRILDEIDAYLATAG from the coding sequence GTGACCGACCTGCCCACCTTCATCGCCGGCCTGCCCAAGGTGGAGCTGCACGTGCACCACGTCGGCTCCGCCTCGCCCCGGATCGTCGCCGAGTTGGCCGCCCGCCACGAGGGACACACCCCCGTGCCGGCCGACCCGGACGCGCTGGCCAGCTACTTCGAGTTCCGCGACTTCGCGCACTTCATCGAGGTCTACCTGAGCGTCGTGGACCTCATCCGTGACCCGGAGGACGTCTGGATCCTCACCCACGAGGTGGCCCGGGAGCTGGCCCGCCAACAGGTCCGGTACGCGGAGCTGACCATCACCCCGTACTCGCACGTCCGACGGGGCATTCCCGCGCCGGCGTTCTGCGAGGCCATCGAGGACGCCCGCAAGCGCGCCCTGGCCGACTTCGGCATCGAGCTGCGCTGGTGCTTAGACATCCCCGGCGAGGCCGGCCTGCCGGCGGCCGAGGAGACGCTGCGCATCGCCCTGGACGAGCGCCCGGACGGGCTGGTCAGTTTCGGTCTGGGCGGCCCGGAGATCGGCGTACCCCGACCGCAGTTCCGGCAGTACTTCGACCAGGCCCGCGCCGCCGGCCTGCGCTCGGTGCCGCACGCCGGGGAGACCACCGGACCGCAGACCGTCTGGGACGCGCTGAACGAGCTGGGCGCCGAGCGGATCGGGCACGGCATCTCCGCCGCGCAGGACCCGCAGCTGCTCGCGTACCTGGCCGAGCGGCAGATCGGGATGGAGATCTGCCCGACGTCCAACGTCCGCACCCGGGCGGTGGCCACCCTCGACGAGCACCCGCTGCCCCAACTGGTCGCCGCCGGGCTGCTGGTCACCATCAACTCCGACGACCCGCCGATGTTCGGCACCACCCTCAACGACGAGTACGCGGTGGCGGCCCGCCTGCTCGGGGTGGGCACCGAGGGCCTTGCCGGGCTGGCCCGCAACGCGGTGACCGCGTCCTTCCTCGACCCCACCGGCAAGCAGCGGATCCTCGACGAGATCGACGCGTACCTCGCCACCGCTGGCTGA
- a CDS encoding phage holin family protein, whose translation MADVAKARTSQNGSEPSTAELVQRATEQISRLVRDELTLARAELTQKGKHAGIGLGLFGGGGALAFFGLGALVATAILLLDLVLPAWAAALIVAVACFLVAGILALVGKKQVSRAVPPMPAATVRSLRADMDTVTAAVKDRGRQ comes from the coding sequence ATGGCTGACGTGGCGAAAGCCCGCACATCCCAGAACGGGAGCGAGCCCTCCACCGCCGAGTTGGTGCAGCGGGCCACCGAGCAGATCTCCCGCCTCGTGCGGGACGAACTGACGCTGGCCCGAGCGGAGTTGACCCAGAAGGGTAAGCACGCGGGCATCGGGCTCGGCCTGTTCGGCGGCGGTGGCGCGCTCGCGTTCTTCGGTCTGGGCGCGCTGGTCGCCACGGCGATCCTGCTGCTCGACCTGGTGTTGCCCGCCTGGGCCGCGGCGCTGATCGTGGCGGTGGCCTGCTTCCTGGTGGCCGGCATCCTCGCCCTGGTGGGCAAGAAGCAGGTCAGTCGTGCCGTCCCGCCGATGCCTGCGGCCACGGTCCGCAGCCTCCGGGCAGACATGGACACTGTCACCGCCGCGGTGAAGGACAGGGGGCGGCAATGA
- a CDS encoding HAMP domain-containing sensor histidine kinase produces the protein MCSLVALAFLIPLGLSLREQSRDEAIADAARRSALVTGALAVSTDPAVVERAVVASAEGAPTRPVVHGLGLDESAGRASGSDLDRARSERQSLVVDVDGGVARLDPVVLGDRTAVVEVFLPESTLGEGAGGTWLLLFAVGAALAGAAVLVVDRVAARAVDSTRGLVKAALSVGDGDLGVRVEPTGPRELAEAGYAFNRMADRLDAARTDERELVADLSHRLRTPLTVLRLDAEALESDDTSVGSFSPAELDRLRGIRRIRQAIVTLEGEIDVLIKTTRKTVALEAGPAMCDVSEVVRDRMVFWAALAGDQNRPHRVNGAQLRIPAPVPRAELAAALDAVIGNVFRYTPQGTAFEVAVSRRDGYVAIRIDDAGPGIANPDRALRRGASDQGSTGLGLDIAKRVALQANGSVSIDRARLGGASVVMLLADPEATPRQVSRFGLVGRMARDARDTKASGRRWPRQRPTDD, from the coding sequence ATGTGCAGTCTCGTCGCGCTCGCGTTCCTGATCCCGCTCGGGCTCAGCCTGCGGGAGCAGAGCCGGGACGAGGCGATCGCCGACGCGGCGCGGCGCAGCGCGCTGGTGACCGGCGCGCTGGCGGTGAGTACCGACCCGGCGGTCGTCGAGCGTGCAGTGGTGGCCAGCGCCGAGGGCGCCCCCACCCGGCCCGTGGTGCACGGCTTGGGGTTGGACGAGTCCGCCGGTCGGGCCAGCGGCAGCGACCTGGACCGGGCCCGCTCGGAGCGCCAGTCGTTGGTCGTCGACGTCGACGGGGGTGTGGCCCGGCTCGACCCGGTCGTCCTCGGTGACCGGACTGCCGTGGTCGAGGTGTTCCTTCCGGAGTCGACGCTGGGCGAGGGCGCCGGCGGCACCTGGCTGCTGCTGTTCGCTGTCGGCGCGGCGCTGGCCGGCGCGGCGGTGCTGGTGGTCGACCGGGTCGCCGCCCGCGCTGTGGACTCGACCCGAGGGCTGGTCAAAGCCGCGCTCTCCGTCGGCGACGGCGACCTCGGCGTACGTGTCGAGCCGACCGGTCCGCGCGAGTTGGCCGAGGCCGGGTACGCCTTCAACCGGATGGCGGACCGGCTGGACGCCGCCCGCACCGACGAGCGGGAGCTGGTGGCCGACCTGTCGCATCGTCTGCGCACCCCGTTGACGGTGCTGCGGTTGGACGCGGAGGCGTTGGAGTCCGACGACACCAGCGTGGGTTCGTTCAGCCCGGCGGAGCTGGACCGGCTGCGCGGGATCCGGCGGATCCGGCAGGCGATCGTCACCCTGGAGGGTGAGATCGACGTGCTGATCAAGACCACCCGTAAGACGGTGGCGCTAGAGGCCGGGCCGGCGATGTGCGACGTCAGCGAGGTGGTCCGGGACCGGATGGTGTTCTGGGCGGCGCTGGCCGGCGACCAGAACCGGCCGCACCGGGTCAACGGCGCGCAGCTGCGCATTCCGGCACCGGTGCCGCGGGCCGAACTGGCCGCCGCGCTGGACGCAGTGATCGGCAACGTCTTCCGCTACACCCCGCAGGGCACCGCGTTCGAGGTGGCCGTGTCCCGGCGCGACGGTTACGTGGCGATCCGGATCGACGACGCCGGCCCCGGCATCGCCAACCCGGACCGGGCGCTGCGCCGGGGCGCCAGTGACCAGGGTTCGACCGGGCTCGGCCTGGACATCGCCAAGCGGGTGGCGTTGCAGGCAAATGGCTCGGTGAGCATCGACCGCGCCCGGCTGGGCGGTGCCAGCGTGGTGATGCTGCTCGCCGACCCGGAGGCGACTCCCCGGCAGGTCAGCCGCTTCGGTCTGGTCGGCCGGATGGCCCGCGACGCCCGGGACACCAAGGCCAGCGGACGTCGCTGGCCCCGCCAGCGTCCCACCGACGACTGA
- a CDS encoding cold-shock protein, producing the protein MAQGTVKWFNADKGFGFITVDGGGADVFVHFSAIQTSGYRSLEENQRVEFEIAQGQKGPQAEQVRPI; encoded by the coding sequence ATGGCTCAGGGAACCGTGAAGTGGTTCAACGCTGACAAGGGCTTCGGCTTCATCACCGTCGATGGTGGGGGTGCTGACGTGTTCGTCCACTTCTCGGCCATCCAGACCAGCGGCTACCGCTCGCTGGAGGAGAACCAGCGGGTGGAGTTCGAGATCGCTCAGGGTCAGAAGGGCCCGCAGGCTGAGCAGGTCCGTCCCATCTGA
- a CDS encoding DUF3618 domain-containing protein, translating into MTGNGTGDTEALREEIRRTRVELGETMEALAAKADVKARLKESAEQAKERMREQAAQTIARVRGQAARGAGMARAQAYEKGELVRAQAYDKGELVRRNPVPWAAIAAGAVATVVVLMIVRGRRR; encoded by the coding sequence ATGACCGGCAACGGGACCGGCGACACGGAGGCCCTCCGCGAGGAGATCCGTCGCACCCGGGTCGAGTTGGGCGAGACGATGGAGGCGTTGGCCGCCAAGGCCGACGTCAAGGCGCGTCTCAAGGAGTCCGCCGAGCAGGCCAAGGAGCGGATGCGGGAGCAGGCGGCGCAGACCATCGCTCGGGTCCGCGGACAGGCCGCGCGTGGCGCCGGGATGGCGCGGGCGCAGGCGTACGAGAAGGGCGAGTTGGTACGCGCACAGGCGTACGACAAGGGCGAGTTGGTGCGCCGCAACCCGGTGCCGTGGGCGGCCATCGCGGCCGGTGCGGTGGCCACCGTGGTGGTGCTGATGATCGTGCGGGGGAGGCGTAGGTGA
- a CDS encoding ADP-ribosylglycohydrolase family protein: MSFTLFADARLALARDSLAGLSTGDALGAQYFLPTPAPVDLATDALPSAPWEWTDDTEMACSVLAQLADSGGIDRDRLALSFAQRCTERRGYGAGAMLILGLIRDGTPWPLAAASAFDGQGSCGNGAAMRVGPLGAYFADSTARAAAQARASAEVTHAHPEGIAGAVAVAVAAALAARARLDGHRPPPERLLAGIAAVLDPGTAVHRGVLRAAGLLGRPLPRVVAALGNGSRVTAQDTVGFTLWVAATHLDDYPAAIETCVRAGGDVDTTSAIAGAVVAAHTGVGTPGGVPEKWLAAREPLPTWLP, translated from the coding sequence ATGTCGTTCACCCTGTTCGCCGATGCCCGCCTGGCGCTCGCCCGGGACAGCCTCGCCGGTCTCTCCACCGGCGACGCGCTCGGCGCGCAGTACTTCCTGCCGACGCCGGCGCCAGTGGACCTCGCCACCGACGCCCTACCGTCGGCGCCCTGGGAATGGACCGACGACACCGAGATGGCCTGCTCGGTCCTCGCCCAGTTGGCCGACTCCGGCGGCATCGACCGGGACCGGCTGGCCCTCTCCTTCGCCCAGCGGTGCACTGAGCGCCGAGGCTACGGCGCGGGCGCGATGCTGATCCTGGGGCTGATCCGTGACGGCACCCCGTGGCCGCTGGCCGCCGCCTCCGCCTTCGACGGGCAGGGCTCCTGCGGCAACGGCGCGGCGATGCGGGTCGGCCCGCTGGGCGCGTACTTCGCCGACTCGACAGCGCGCGCCGCGGCGCAGGCCCGCGCCTCCGCGGAGGTGACGCACGCCCACCCGGAGGGGATCGCCGGTGCGGTCGCGGTCGCCGTCGCCGCCGCGCTGGCCGCCCGGGCCCGCCTCGACGGGCACCGGCCGCCGCCGGAGCGGCTGCTCGCCGGGATCGCCGCCGTGCTCGACCCGGGCACCGCTGTGCACCGGGGCGTACTCCGGGCCGCCGGGTTGCTCGGCCGGCCGCTGCCCCGGGTGGTGGCGGCGCTCGGCAACGGCTCCCGGGTGACCGCCCAGGACACCGTCGGGTTCACCCTCTGGGTGGCCGCCACCCACCTCGACGACTATCCGGCGGCCATCGAGACGTGCGTACGGGCCGGTGGGGACGTGGACACCACGTCGGCCATCGCAGGGGCGGTGGTGGCGGCGCACACCGGCGTCGGCACCCCGGGCGGGGTGCCCGAGAAGTGGCTGGCCGCCCGGGAACCGCTACCTACCTGGCTCCCCTGA
- a CDS encoding DUF1775 domain-containing protein produces the protein MASTYGGGRRRRIVAATAVTAAGLLLWPGAAYAADVTTTPTEARQGDAVRLEFSVPEERAGTKTKQIEVRLPADAPIAEVYPMSVNGWAPRISSRTLDKPVAGIHSAGVSTVTTAVTWVRVGASDSGPARLALSMGPMPQAERLTFEVVQTYADGTVVRWADAAGPHRAPTLTLLPAAPGAAGPAAHGGHGGPAAGAPTAAGDGADAAPPARSGGTDEGSADGMLAAGLLAGLGGGAAIGWLVSRWRRRDPDEATALAEVTGGPDEAATLAEITGRGDDTATPDPTPANPQPAVPAASR, from the coding sequence ATGGCGAGCACGTACGGCGGTGGCCGTCGGCGGCGGATCGTGGCGGCGACCGCGGTGACCGCCGCTGGGCTGCTGCTCTGGCCCGGCGCGGCGTACGCGGCGGACGTGACGACCACCCCGACCGAGGCCCGGCAGGGCGACGCGGTGCGGCTGGAATTCAGCGTTCCGGAGGAGCGGGCCGGCACGAAGACCAAACAGATCGAGGTCCGGCTGCCGGCCGACGCGCCGATCGCCGAGGTCTACCCCATGTCGGTGAACGGTTGGGCGCCCCGGATCAGCTCCCGCACCCTGGACAAGCCGGTGGCCGGCATCCACTCCGCCGGGGTGAGCACTGTGACCACAGCGGTGACCTGGGTCCGGGTCGGCGCGAGTGACAGCGGACCGGCCCGGTTGGCGCTCTCCATGGGGCCGATGCCGCAGGCCGAGCGGCTCACCTTCGAGGTCGTCCAGACGTACGCCGACGGCACTGTGGTCCGGTGGGCGGACGCCGCCGGTCCGCACCGGGCCCCGACCCTCACCCTGCTGCCGGCGGCGCCCGGCGCGGCGGGTCCGGCCGCACACGGCGGGCACGGTGGCCCGGCGGCTGGCGCACCGACCGCCGCGGGCGACGGTGCGGACGCCGCGCCGCCGGCCCGATCGGGCGGTACCGACGAGGGCAGCGCCGACGGGATGCTGGCCGCCGGCCTGCTCGCCGGCCTGGGCGGCGGCGCGGCGATCGGCTGGCTGGTCAGCCGGTGGCGCCGACGCGACCCGGACGAGGCCACCGCGCTCGCCGAGGTGACCGGCGGCCCGGACGAGGCCGCGACGCTGGCCGAGATAACCGGCCGCGGAGACGACACCGCAACGCCAGACCCGACGCCAGCCAACCCGCAGCCCGCTGTTCCCGCTGCATCGCGCTGA